AGATCCTAATAATATCCTTACTGTATATAAAAGGGAGGAATAACTGTTGAAATATGTTTTACCTTTAATAACAATAATCGTGGCATTAATCATATTAATAGATATAGCAGCATACAATTACCTGAATACTACATCACAGAATTTTAACAATACCATAATAAAGATAGAAAAGGATGTAAACAATGGAAAATGGGACAGTGCCAAAAACAAGATCGAAAAACTTGATAAAACATGGAATAAAATTAACAGCAAATGGGCAATTTTAATCGAACATAATGAAATAGACGAAATAGATATAACCTTAGCAAAATTAAAAAGCTATATCTATACAAATAATAAAAATTTCAGTCTTGCTGAACTTAAAACCTTAAATGAAAAATTTAAGCATATACCTGTAAGCGAAAAATTAATCTTGGAAAATATATTGTGATTTTAACATTG
This is a stretch of genomic DNA from Aceticella autotrophica. It encodes these proteins:
- a CDS encoding DUF4363 family protein produces the protein MKYVLPLITIIVALIILIDIAAYNYLNTTSQNFNNTIIKIEKDVNNGKWDSAKNKIEKLDKTWNKINSKWAILIEHNEIDEIDITLAKLKSYIYTNNKNFSLAELKTLNEKFKHIPVSEKLILENIL